A single region of the Lysinibacillus sp. B2A1 genome encodes:
- a CDS encoding cysteine desulfurase, whose protein sequence is MMKKDIKSYFPILDQEVNGHKLVYLDSAATSQKPVQVIEAMKHYYEFDNSNVHRGVHTLGNRATDKYEGAREKVRKFINAQSTQEIIFMRGTTTALNTVAASYGRANVAEGDEIVITHMEHHSNIIPWQQLAKEKKATLKYIELEADGTLSLDKVRATITPKTKIVSVSMASNVLGTINPIKEIAQIAHANGAVMVADGAQAAPHMKLDVQNLDVDFLGFSGHKMCGPTGIGVLYGKKEHLEKMEPIEFGGEMIDFVGLYESTWKELPWKFEGGTPIIAGAIGLGAAIDFLTEIGLDTIAEHEHKLVGYAMDQLETIDGLKIFGPRDPMKRCGLVTFNLDDVHPHDVATVLDMNGIAVRAGHHCAQPLMKCLQQVATARASFYLYNTEEDIDRLVAGLRSAKEYFGDVF, encoded by the coding sequence ATGATGAAAAAAGACATTAAAAGCTATTTCCCAATTTTAGATCAAGAAGTAAATGGTCATAAACTAGTTTATCTTGATAGTGCAGCAACTTCTCAAAAACCTGTTCAAGTGATTGAAGCGATGAAGCATTATTATGAATTCGATAATTCCAATGTTCACCGTGGTGTCCATACATTAGGAAATCGTGCTACTGATAAATATGAGGGCGCACGTGAAAAGGTTCGTAAGTTTATCAATGCTCAATCCACACAAGAAATTATTTTCATGCGTGGCACAACAACGGCTTTAAATACAGTAGCCGCAAGCTATGGTCGTGCCAACGTTGCCGAGGGTGATGAAATTGTTATTACCCATATGGAACATCACTCAAATATTATTCCTTGGCAGCAACTAGCTAAAGAGAAAAAAGCAACTTTGAAATACATTGAGCTTGAAGCGGATGGCACACTTAGCTTAGACAAAGTACGTGCGACGATTACACCTAAAACGAAAATTGTTTCAGTTTCAATGGCATCAAACGTACTTGGTACGATTAATCCAATCAAAGAAATTGCTCAAATTGCACATGCTAATGGTGCTGTTATGGTAGCCGATGGTGCACAAGCTGCCCCACATATGAAGCTTGATGTGCAAAATTTGGATGTAGATTTCTTAGGTTTCTCCGGGCATAAAATGTGCGGACCAACTGGAATAGGTGTACTATATGGTAAAAAGGAACACCTTGAAAAGATGGAGCCAATTGAATTTGGTGGCGAAATGATCGACTTTGTTGGACTTTATGAGTCAACGTGGAAAGAATTACCGTGGAAATTTGAAGGTGGAACGCCTATTATTGCAGGAGCAATAGGGCTAGGTGCTGCTATAGATTTCTTAACTGAGATTGGGCTTGATACAATTGCTGAGCATGAGCATAAGCTTGTAGGCTACGCAATGGATCAGCTTGAAACAATTGACGGACTTAAAATTTTCGGTCCACGTGACCCAATGAAGCGATGTGGACTTGTGACATTTAACTTAGACGATGTACATCCACATGATGTGGCAACGGTGCTTGATATGAACGGTATTGCTGTTCGTGCAGGACATCATTGTGCACAGCCACTAATGAAATGTCTTCAGCAAGTAGCGACAGCGCGAGCAAGCTTCTATCTGTACAACACAGAGGAGGATATTGACCGCTTAGTTGCAGGGTTACGTTCTGCGAAGGAGTATTTTGGCGATGTCTTTTAA
- a CDS encoding SUF system NifU family Fe-S cluster assembly protein, translating into MSFNNLDQLYRSVIMDHYKNPRNKGSIENDAVTIDMNNPTCGDRIHLTLKVTDGIVEDAKFDGEGCSISMSSASMMTQLVKGKKVEEALELAEIFSKMMMGEEYGDKYDLEDVEALQGVAQFPARIKCATLAWKAMEKGVKQ; encoded by the coding sequence ATGTCTTTTAATAATTTAGATCAATTATATCGTTCAGTCATAATGGATCATTATAAAAATCCTCGTAATAAAGGATCGATAGAAAATGATGCCGTAACAATTGATATGAACAATCCGACTTGTGGTGACCGTATTCACTTAACATTGAAGGTGACTGATGGTATTGTAGAGGATGCGAAATTTGATGGTGAGGGCTGTTCCATTTCGATGTCTTCTGCATCTATGATGACACAGCTAGTTAAAGGGAAAAAGGTAGAGGAAGCATTAGAGCTTGCTGAAATTTTCTCGAAGATGATGATGGGCGAAGAATATGGTGATAAATATGACCTTGAGGATGTTGAGGCACTACAAGGTGTAGCACAATTCCCTGCACGTATCAAATGTGCGACATTGGCTTGGAAAGCAATGGAAAAAGGCGTAAAGCAATAA